AATGCAGTTACAAAACTCTTGTGGTGAACATGAATCGATTGGCAATTTACGCATTCCTCATCCTCCAATCAATTCTCAAATGGAATCAGAAATATGCGCACATTGTAAAACACACAGACTCTACCGACATTTCAGTTTGTCTTACCAAGAATGCTAGTCGCCACAGAACCATGAGTGCCTATGCTAATTGGGCACATGGTCCAAAAGGCTGGTATTACGGGCTTAAAATGAGTATTACCACTGATTTGAGAGGGAATCTTCTTGTGGTTAGTCTAGGATCAGGCAACTCCAATGACAGAACAACTTTCAAGGAAATGAACAAAGATATGATGGGAATATTCATTGCTGACGCTGGTTACCTTTCAAAGGATCTTGAACGAGACTTCTTCATTGAAAACAAACGAATCCTGTTTGCCAAACCGAGAGCTAACATGAAAAAGATTGCTACTGAATTCCAGAACATGCTGTATGACACACGTATGTTAATCGAACTCAACTTCAGGAACTTGAAAATGTTCTATGGACTTGAAACCTCTCTCCCAAAATCAGTTGATGGTTACTTAGGAAACTATGTCTACTCAATTCTGGGCTATGTGCTTGCCTAGAGAAATTGTTTGAATGAAAGACTCACTTTTGCTCTAAAACACAGTTAACTGTGGTTGTTTGGCATGGAAAAATTATCGACAGGTTGAGGAGTTTTGTAATTCATAGTGATGTATGGTTGATATTGAGCGAAGCTTCAGATTTTTCCTGATTTCTTCAAGCGAAGGAGCAAAGTCA
This genomic interval from Candidatus Dependentiae bacterium contains the following:
- a CDS encoding transposase; this encodes MKTKIQIFNNMIAKVQFFFKQLKLKIIKSTGRPLAVSPEETIALSLFKQSQGIKTKKSVWEIFNLKCSYKTLVVNMNRLAIYAFLILQSILKWNQKYAHIVKHTDSTDISVCLTKNASRHRTMSAYANWAHGPKGWYYGLKMSITTDLRGNLLVVSLGSGNSNDRTTFKEMNKDMMGIFIADAGYLSKDLERDFFIENKRILFAKPRANMKKIATEFQNMLYDTRMLIELNFRNLKMFYGLETSLPKSVDGYLGNYVYSILGYVLA